A stretch of DNA from Erwinia aphidicola:
GACTCGCCGTACAAAGCCGTGTTGAAAACCCTGCTGCTGGAAGCCTATTCATGGGAATATCCGGCCACCCGCCTGCTGGCAATGGATATCAAACAGCGCCTGCACGATGGAGAAATCGTCTGCTACGGGCTGGATCCTTACTGCATGATGCTGGAGCGGGTAACGCACTATCTGACCAGCATTGACGACCACGCACGCCTTGATCTGGTGCGCCGCTGTTTCTATCTGAAAGTGTGTGAGAAGCTCTCACTCGCGACAGAGGATGCCGGCTGGCGCCGCGAGATCCTCAGCCAGCAGGTAAAAGAGTGGGGCTGGGACAGCGCACGTCTGGCGATGCTCGACAGCCGAGCCGACTGGAAAATCGGCCAGGTACGCGAAGCGCACAACGAGCTGTTAGACGCGATGATGCAGAGCTATCGCAACCTGATCCGCTTTGCGCGGCGCAACAATTTAAGCGTGAGTGCCAGCCCGCAGGATATTGGCGTACTGACGCGTAAACTGTATGCCGCGTTCGAAGCGCTGCCGGGGAAAGTCACGCTACTGAACCCGCAGATCTCCCCGGATCTCTCTGAGCAGCACCTGACCTTTATTCACGTGCCTAACGGCCGCGCCAATCGTGCAGGCTGGTATCTGTACAACCAGTCGCCGGATATGAGCTCGATCATCAGCCATCAGCCGCTGGAATATAACCGCTATCTCAATAAGCTGGTGGCGTGGGCATGGTTCAACGGATTGCTGACCAGCAAAACAAGGCTGCATATTAAAGGCAATGAGATTTGCGACCTGGCGCGTCTGCAGGAGCTGGTGGCCGATGTGTCACACCATTTCCCGCTGCGCCTGCCTTCTCCGACGCCCAAAGCGCTCTACAGCCCCTGCGAAATTCGCCATCTGGCCATTATCGTCAATCTCGAATATGACCCGACGGCCGCGTTCCGCAATCAGGTGGTTCACTTTGATTTCCGCAAGCTGGACGTGTTCAGCTTTGGCCAGCAGCAGCAGTGCCTGATTGGCAGCATCGATCTTCTGTACCGCAACTCGTGGAATGAAGTGCGTACCCTGCATTTCAACGGCGAGCAGTCGATGATCGAAGCGCTGAAAACCATCCTCGGCAAAATGCATCAGGACGCCTCACCGCCGGACAATGTTGAGGTGTTCTGCTACAGCCAGCATCTGCGCGGACTGATCCGTACCCGCGTGCAGCAGCTGGTGTCCGAGTGTGTTGAGCTGCGTCTCTCCAGTACCCGCCATGAGCCGGGCCGTTTTAAAGCGCTGCGCGTGGCGGGCCAGACGTGGGGGCTGTTCTTTGAGCGCCTCAGCGTGTCAGTACAGAAGCTGGAAAATGCCGTGGAGTTCTACGGTGCTATCTCCAATAACAAGCTGCACGGCCTGTCGCTGAAGGTGGAAACTGACCAGGCGCGCTTACCGGCAGTGGTGAACGGCTACGCCAGCGAAGGGATTATCCAGTTCTTCTTTGAAGACACGCGCGACGATCGCGGCTTCAATATCTATATCCTCGACGAAACTAACCGCGTTGAGGTTTATCACCATTGCGAAGGCAGTAAAGAGGAGCTGGTGCGCGACGTCAGCCGCTTCTACTCCTCTTCACACGATCGCTTCACCTACGGTTCCAGCTTTATTAACTTCAATCTGCCGCAGTTCTACCAGATTGTGCCGCTTGACGATCGCTTCCAGGTGATCCCGTTTCGCAGTCAGACTCTGACCCAGCTGTGCGCCACGCTACCGGAAAGCGGCTCCAGCGAAGATTACGCCCAGCGCTATCAGATGCATT
This window harbors:
- a CDS encoding class I adenylate cyclase — encoded protein: MYLYIETLKQRLDAINQLRVDRALAAMGPAFQQVYSLLPTLLHCHHPLMPGYLEGNVPHGISFYSPDESQISYLNDLEDKSGSLAAIPAAGEMPITGVYSMGSTSSIGQNYTSDLDIWVCHQSWLDNDERLSLQKKCTLLQKWCASMGVEASFFLIDENRFRHNESGNLGGEDCGSTQHILLLDEFYRTAVRMAGKRILWNMVPREEEEHYDDYVMSLYQQGVLTPNEWLDLGGLGTLSAEEYFGASLWQLYKSIDSPYKAVLKTLLLEAYSWEYPATRLLAMDIKQRLHDGEIVCYGLDPYCMMLERVTHYLTSIDDHARLDLVRRCFYLKVCEKLSLATEDAGWRREILSQQVKEWGWDSARLAMLDSRADWKIGQVREAHNELLDAMMQSYRNLIRFARRNNLSVSASPQDIGVLTRKLYAAFEALPGKVTLLNPQISPDLSEQHLTFIHVPNGRANRAGWYLYNQSPDMSSIISHQPLEYNRYLNKLVAWAWFNGLLTSKTRLHIKGNEICDLARLQELVADVSHHFPLRLPSPTPKALYSPCEIRHLAIIVNLEYDPTAAFRNQVVHFDFRKLDVFSFGQQQQCLIGSIDLLYRNSWNEVRTLHFNGEQSMIEALKTILGKMHQDASPPDNVEVFCYSQHLRGLIRTRVQQLVSECVELRLSSTRHEPGRFKALRVAGQTWGLFFERLSVSVQKLENAVEFYGAISNNKLHGLSLKVETDQARLPAVVNGYASEGIIQFFFEDTRDDRGFNIYILDETNRVEVYHHCEGSKEELVRDVSRFYSSSHDRFTYGSSFINFNLPQFYQIVPLDDRFQVIPFRSQTLTQLCATLPESGSSEDYAQRYQMH